One window from the genome of Hyalangium gracile encodes:
- a CDS encoding penicillin-insensitive murein endopeptidase, with protein sequence MNRLRSGWSLLALALSLGGAPVLAAEPTFCHETPSSHAQGLSIGRASNGKLKGARALESSEAVRTLPRRHRRRCLNWGTPRLVAALQRAAEAVRTHLPDSPPLGVGDLSKARGGPIRPYSRSHQSGRDVDLAFYQLDEKGQPVPAEDLLSFDARGHADQGRLRFDVRRNWLLVRALLQDKEVDVQWMFISLPLRRALLEEARQRNEPAALVKRAESVLHQPSDSGPHDDHFHIRIRCTAEERAAGCVG encoded by the coding sequence ATGAACCGCCTCCGCTCCGGATGGAGCCTGCTTGCCCTCGCGCTGTCGCTCGGCGGCGCGCCCGTCCTGGCAGCCGAGCCGACGTTCTGTCACGAGACGCCGAGCTCCCATGCCCAGGGCCTCTCCATCGGGCGGGCCTCCAACGGAAAGCTCAAGGGCGCCCGCGCGCTCGAGTCGAGCGAGGCCGTCCGTACCCTGCCCCGCCGTCACCGGCGCCGCTGTTTGAACTGGGGCACGCCGCGCCTCGTCGCCGCCCTGCAGCGGGCCGCGGAGGCCGTCCGCACCCACCTGCCCGACTCACCTCCGCTGGGCGTCGGGGACCTGTCCAAGGCGCGCGGCGGTCCCATCCGCCCGTACTCGCGCTCGCACCAGTCCGGGCGGGACGTGGACCTGGCCTTCTACCAGCTGGATGAGAAGGGCCAGCCGGTGCCCGCGGAGGATCTGCTCTCGTTCGATGCGCGGGGCCATGCGGACCAGGGCCGGCTCCGCTTCGACGTGCGCCGCAACTGGCTGCTGGTGCGCGCGCTGCTCCAGGACAAGGAGGTGGACGTGCAGTGGATGTTCATCAGCCTGCCGCTGCGGCGGGCGCTGCTGGAGGAGGCTCGCCAGCGCAACGAGCCCGCCGCCCTGGTGAAGCGGGCCGAGAGCGTGCTGCACCAGCCCAGTGACTCCGGCCCCCACGACGACCACTTCCACATCCGCATCCGCTGCACCGCCGAGGAGCGGGCCGCCGGCTGCGTGGGCTGA
- a CDS encoding L,D-transpeptidase → MRWAALQSWRFVLPGLLVAWGLGAFPKPAMAAPPVPEPVAAPVWTPPVDAVLEVDAAYVRQRPDSKAPIVGLLRRDSRFRVTGCSPSCEAPQAWALLGEHGAIRLELLGLAAPDIPALEQRPEFIYGKVLRPGADVLAEPAARARRVRREAAGRVLAFTRDEALLAQGWLLRPGGGFVSVKQIRIDEPSPFRGEERPRAPMAFLWKPARLTADVAAVGAGASLDGGVADAGVPDAGASSQPPEPLSKFTRLPLLGLTKREVRVPGGTLPRGAVRLAFARPRPASIPAGAKWVHVDLDEQVLTAYEGDTWVYATLVSTGKKDTPTHKGTYRVWSKTLHELMAEENEYFVEEVPYTQYFHAGEALHGAFWHASFGAPVTHGCVNLSLPDARWLFFWAPPALPSGWHSYSVTPGVESLWVVVEHAKPGELPPVPVSEVGSSL, encoded by the coding sequence ATGCGGTGGGCTGCTCTCCAGTCGTGGCGCTTCGTGCTCCCGGGTCTCCTCGTGGCCTGGGGGCTGGGGGCATTTCCGAAGCCCGCGATGGCGGCCCCGCCCGTCCCCGAGCCCGTGGCTGCTCCGGTCTGGACGCCCCCCGTGGATGCCGTGCTCGAGGTGGACGCCGCCTATGTGCGTCAGCGCCCGGACTCGAAGGCTCCCATCGTCGGTCTGCTGCGGCGAGACAGTCGCTTCCGTGTGACGGGGTGCTCGCCCTCGTGCGAGGCGCCCCAGGCCTGGGCCCTGCTCGGCGAGCACGGCGCGATACGCCTGGAGCTGCTCGGGCTGGCGGCGCCGGACATCCCTGCCCTGGAGCAGCGGCCCGAGTTCATCTACGGCAAGGTGCTGCGCCCGGGGGCCGACGTGCTCGCGGAGCCGGCGGCCAGGGCCCGGCGCGTGAGGCGCGAGGCGGCGGGCCGCGTGCTGGCCTTCACCCGGGACGAGGCACTGCTCGCGCAGGGCTGGCTGCTCCGCCCAGGCGGTGGCTTCGTGAGCGTGAAGCAGATCCGCATCGACGAACCCTCGCCATTTCGGGGAGAGGAGCGCCCCCGCGCGCCGATGGCCTTCCTCTGGAAGCCCGCGCGGCTGACCGCGGACGTGGCGGCTGTCGGGGCCGGAGCCTCCCTCGATGGAGGAGTGGCGGATGCGGGAGTGCCGGATGCAGGCGCCTCGTCTCAGCCACCCGAGCCGCTGTCGAAGTTCACCCGCCTTCCGCTCCTGGGGCTGACGAAGCGCGAGGTGCGCGTCCCGGGGGGCACGCTCCCGCGCGGCGCGGTGCGCCTGGCCTTCGCTCGTCCGCGGCCCGCCTCCATCCCCGCGGGGGCGAAGTGGGTCCACGTGGATCTCGATGAGCAGGTGCTCACCGCGTACGAGGGGGACACCTGGGTGTACGCGACGCTCGTCTCCACCGGGAAGAAGGACACGCCGACGCACAAGGGCACCTACCGCGTGTGGAGCAAGACGCTGCACGAGCTGATGGCGGAGGAGAACGAGTACTTCGTGGAGGAGGTGCCCTACACGCAGTACTTCCACGCGGGTGAGGCGCTGCACGGCGCCTTCTGGCACGCGAGCTTCGGGGCGCCAGTGACGCACGGGTGCGTCAACCTCTCGCTGCCCGACGCGCGCTGGCTCTTCTTCTGGGCTCCACCGGCCCTGCCCTCGGGCTGGCACTCGTACAGCGTCACCCCGGGCGTGGAGTCGCTCTGGGTGGTGGTGGAGCACGCGAAGCCGGGCGAGCTCCCTCCCGTGCCGGTGTCCGAGGTCGGCTCCTCGCTGTGA